The Bos indicus x Bos taurus breed Angus x Brahman F1 hybrid chromosome 25, Bos_hybrid_MaternalHap_v2.0, whole genome shotgun sequence genome has a window encoding:
- the ASL gene encoding argininosuccinate lyase isoform X3: MEKFNSSITYDRHLWEADVQGSKAYSRGLEKAGLLTKAEMDQILHGLDKVAEEWAQGTFKLNPNDEDIHTANERRLKELIGETAGKLHTGRSRNDQVVTDLRLWMRQNCSMLSALLCELIRTMVDRAEAERDVLFPGYTHLQRAQPIRWSHWILSHAVALTRDSERLLEVRKRINVLPLGSGAIAGNPLGVDRELLRAELDFGAITLNSMDATSERDFVAEFLFWASLCMTHLSRMAEDLILYGTKEFSFVQLSDAYSTGSSLMPQKKNPDSLELIRSKAGRVFGRCAGLLMTLKGLPSTYNKDLQEDKEAVFEVSDTMSAVLQVATGVISTLQIHRENMGRALSPDMLATDLAYYLVRKGMPFRQAHEASGKAVFMAETKGVALNQLSLQELQTISPLFSGDVSHVWDYGHSVEQYEALGGTARSSVDWQIGQLRALLRAQQTESPPHASPK; encoded by the exons ATGGAAAAGTTCAACTCGTCCATCACGTACGACCGGCACCTCTGGGAGGCGGACGTGCAGGGCAGCAAAGCCTACAGCCGGGGCCTGGAGAAGGCGGGGCTCCTCACCAAAGCCGAGATGGACCAGATACTCCATGGCCTGGACAAG GTAGCTGAGGAGTGGGCTCAGGGCACCTTCAAACTAAACCCCAATGATGAGGACATCCATACGGCCAATGAGCGGCGTCTGAAG GAGCTCATTGGTGAAACCGCGGGGAAGCTGCACACGGGACGAAGTCGGAACGACCAG GTGGTCACTGACCTCAGGCTGTGGATGCGGCAGAATTGCTCCATGCTCTCAGCCCTCCTCTGCGAACTCATCAGAACCATGGTGGATCGGGCAGAGGC GGAACGTGATGTCCTCTTCCCAGGGTACACACACCTGCAGAGGGCTCAGCCGATCCGCTGGAGCCACTGGATCCTGAG CCATGCGGTGGCTCTGACCAGAGACTCTGAAAGGCTGCTGGAGGTGCGGAAGCGGATCAACGTCCTGCCCCTGGGGAG CGGGGCCATCGCAGGCAACCCCCTGGGTGTGGACCGGGAACTGCTCCGAGCAG AACTGGACTTTGGGGCCATCACTCTCAACAGCATGGATGCCACCAGTGAGCGAGACTTTGTGG CCGAGTTCCTGTTCTGGGCTTCGCTGTGCATGACCCACCTCAGCAGGATGGCTGAGGATCTCATCCTCTATGGCACCAAGGAGTTCAGCTTCGTGCAGCTCTCAGATGCCTACAG cacCGGAAGCAGTCTGATGCCCCAGAAGAAAAACCCAGACAGCCTGGAGCTGATCCGGAGCAAGGCGGGGCGAGTGTTTGGGCGG TGTGCTGGGCTCCTGATGACACTCAAGGGACTTCCGAGCACCTACAACAAGGACTTACAG GAAGACAAGGAAGCCGTGTTTGAAGTGTCCGACACCATGAGCGCTGTCCTCCAAGTGGCCACTGGTGTCATCTCTACCCTGCAG ATTCACCGTGAGAACATGGGACGGGCTCTGAGTCCTGACATGCTAGCCACTGACCTCGCCTACTACCTGGTCCGAAAAGGG ATGCCATTCCGCCAGGCCCACGAGGCCTCCGGGAAAGCCGTGTTCATGGCTGAGACCAAGGGGGTCGCCCTCAATCAGCTGTCACTGCAGGAGCTGCAGACCATCAG CCCCCTGTTCTCGGGCGACGTGAGCCACGTGTGGGACTACGGACACAGCGTGGAGCAGTACGAGGCCCTGGGAGGCACCGCGCGCTCCAGCGTTGACTGGCAGATCGGCCAGCTGCGAGCTCTCCTCCGGGCACAGCAGACCGAGAGCCCTCCCCACGCCTCTCCCAAATAA
- the ASL gene encoding argininosuccinate lyase isoform X1, translated as MASEPVWQTHQPALLGKAALTSPDLTALSAWRGKSGKLWGGRFVGTVDPIMEKFNSSITYDRHLWEADVQGSKAYSRGLEKAGLLTKAEMDQILHGLDKVAEEWAQGTFKLNPNDEDIHTANERRLKELIGETAGKLHTGRSRNDQVVTDLRLWMRQNCSMLSALLCELIRTMVDRAEAERDVLFPGYTHLQRAQPIRWSHWILSHAVALTRDSERLLEVRKRINVLPLGSGAIAGNPLGVDRELLRAELDFGAITLNSMDATSERDFVAEFLFWASLCMTHLSRMAEDLILYGTKEFSFVQLSDAYSTGSSLMPQKKNPDSLELIRSKAGRVFGRCAGLLMTLKGLPSTYNKDLQEDKEAVFEVSDTMSAVLQVATGVISTLQIHRENMGRALSPDMLATDLAYYLVRKGMPFRQAHEASGKAVFMAETKGVALNQLSLQELQTISPLFSGDVSHVWDYGHSVEQYEALGGTARSSVDWQIGQLRALLRAQQTESPPHASPK; from the exons ATGGCATCGGAG cctgtgTGGCAAACCCACCAACCCGCACTCCTGGGAAAAGCAGCTCTGACCTCACCTGACCTGACAGCGCTCTCGGCCTGGCGGGGAAAG AGCGGGAAGCTATGGGGTGGCCGGTTTGTGGGCACAGTGGACCCCATCATGGAAAAGTTCAACTCGTCCATCACGTACGACCGGCACCTCTGGGAGGCGGACGTGCAGGGCAGCAAAGCCTACAGCCGGGGCCTGGAGAAGGCGGGGCTCCTCACCAAAGCCGAGATGGACCAGATACTCCATGGCCTGGACAAG GTAGCTGAGGAGTGGGCTCAGGGCACCTTCAAACTAAACCCCAATGATGAGGACATCCATACGGCCAATGAGCGGCGTCTGAAG GAGCTCATTGGTGAAACCGCGGGGAAGCTGCACACGGGACGAAGTCGGAACGACCAG GTGGTCACTGACCTCAGGCTGTGGATGCGGCAGAATTGCTCCATGCTCTCAGCCCTCCTCTGCGAACTCATCAGAACCATGGTGGATCGGGCAGAGGC GGAACGTGATGTCCTCTTCCCAGGGTACACACACCTGCAGAGGGCTCAGCCGATCCGCTGGAGCCACTGGATCCTGAG CCATGCGGTGGCTCTGACCAGAGACTCTGAAAGGCTGCTGGAGGTGCGGAAGCGGATCAACGTCCTGCCCCTGGGGAG CGGGGCCATCGCAGGCAACCCCCTGGGTGTGGACCGGGAACTGCTCCGAGCAG AACTGGACTTTGGGGCCATCACTCTCAACAGCATGGATGCCACCAGTGAGCGAGACTTTGTGG CCGAGTTCCTGTTCTGGGCTTCGCTGTGCATGACCCACCTCAGCAGGATGGCTGAGGATCTCATCCTCTATGGCACCAAGGAGTTCAGCTTCGTGCAGCTCTCAGATGCCTACAG cacCGGAAGCAGTCTGATGCCCCAGAAGAAAAACCCAGACAGCCTGGAGCTGATCCGGAGCAAGGCGGGGCGAGTGTTTGGGCGG TGTGCTGGGCTCCTGATGACACTCAAGGGACTTCCGAGCACCTACAACAAGGACTTACAG GAAGACAAGGAAGCCGTGTTTGAAGTGTCCGACACCATGAGCGCTGTCCTCCAAGTGGCCACTGGTGTCATCTCTACCCTGCAG ATTCACCGTGAGAACATGGGACGGGCTCTGAGTCCTGACATGCTAGCCACTGACCTCGCCTACTACCTGGTCCGAAAAGGG ATGCCATTCCGCCAGGCCCACGAGGCCTCCGGGAAAGCCGTGTTCATGGCTGAGACCAAGGGGGTCGCCCTCAATCAGCTGTCACTGCAGGAGCTGCAGACCATCAG CCCCCTGTTCTCGGGCGACGTGAGCCACGTGTGGGACTACGGACACAGCGTGGAGCAGTACGAGGCCCTGGGAGGCACCGCGCGCTCCAGCGTTGACTGGCAGATCGGCCAGCTGCGAGCTCTCCTCCGGGCACAGCAGACCGAGAGCCCTCCCCACGCCTCTCCCAAATAA
- the ASL gene encoding argininosuccinate lyase isoform X2: MASESGKLWGGRFVGTVDPIMEKFNSSITYDRHLWEADVQGSKAYSRGLEKAGLLTKAEMDQILHGLDKVAEEWAQGTFKLNPNDEDIHTANERRLKELIGETAGKLHTGRSRNDQVVTDLRLWMRQNCSMLSALLCELIRTMVDRAEAERDVLFPGYTHLQRAQPIRWSHWILSHAVALTRDSERLLEVRKRINVLPLGSGAIAGNPLGVDRELLRAELDFGAITLNSMDATSERDFVAEFLFWASLCMTHLSRMAEDLILYGTKEFSFVQLSDAYSTGSSLMPQKKNPDSLELIRSKAGRVFGRCAGLLMTLKGLPSTYNKDLQEDKEAVFEVSDTMSAVLQVATGVISTLQIHRENMGRALSPDMLATDLAYYLVRKGMPFRQAHEASGKAVFMAETKGVALNQLSLQELQTISPLFSGDVSHVWDYGHSVEQYEALGGTARSSVDWQIGQLRALLRAQQTESPPHASPK, from the exons ATGGCATCGGAG AGCGGGAAGCTATGGGGTGGCCGGTTTGTGGGCACAGTGGACCCCATCATGGAAAAGTTCAACTCGTCCATCACGTACGACCGGCACCTCTGGGAGGCGGACGTGCAGGGCAGCAAAGCCTACAGCCGGGGCCTGGAGAAGGCGGGGCTCCTCACCAAAGCCGAGATGGACCAGATACTCCATGGCCTGGACAAG GTAGCTGAGGAGTGGGCTCAGGGCACCTTCAAACTAAACCCCAATGATGAGGACATCCATACGGCCAATGAGCGGCGTCTGAAG GAGCTCATTGGTGAAACCGCGGGGAAGCTGCACACGGGACGAAGTCGGAACGACCAG GTGGTCACTGACCTCAGGCTGTGGATGCGGCAGAATTGCTCCATGCTCTCAGCCCTCCTCTGCGAACTCATCAGAACCATGGTGGATCGGGCAGAGGC GGAACGTGATGTCCTCTTCCCAGGGTACACACACCTGCAGAGGGCTCAGCCGATCCGCTGGAGCCACTGGATCCTGAG CCATGCGGTGGCTCTGACCAGAGACTCTGAAAGGCTGCTGGAGGTGCGGAAGCGGATCAACGTCCTGCCCCTGGGGAG CGGGGCCATCGCAGGCAACCCCCTGGGTGTGGACCGGGAACTGCTCCGAGCAG AACTGGACTTTGGGGCCATCACTCTCAACAGCATGGATGCCACCAGTGAGCGAGACTTTGTGG CCGAGTTCCTGTTCTGGGCTTCGCTGTGCATGACCCACCTCAGCAGGATGGCTGAGGATCTCATCCTCTATGGCACCAAGGAGTTCAGCTTCGTGCAGCTCTCAGATGCCTACAG cacCGGAAGCAGTCTGATGCCCCAGAAGAAAAACCCAGACAGCCTGGAGCTGATCCGGAGCAAGGCGGGGCGAGTGTTTGGGCGG TGTGCTGGGCTCCTGATGACACTCAAGGGACTTCCGAGCACCTACAACAAGGACTTACAG GAAGACAAGGAAGCCGTGTTTGAAGTGTCCGACACCATGAGCGCTGTCCTCCAAGTGGCCACTGGTGTCATCTCTACCCTGCAG ATTCACCGTGAGAACATGGGACGGGCTCTGAGTCCTGACATGCTAGCCACTGACCTCGCCTACTACCTGGTCCGAAAAGGG ATGCCATTCCGCCAGGCCCACGAGGCCTCCGGGAAAGCCGTGTTCATGGCTGAGACCAAGGGGGTCGCCCTCAATCAGCTGTCACTGCAGGAGCTGCAGACCATCAG CCCCCTGTTCTCGGGCGACGTGAGCCACGTGTGGGACTACGGACACAGCGTGGAGCAGTACGAGGCCCTGGGAGGCACCGCGCGCTCCAGCGTTGACTGGCAGATCGGCCAGCTGCGAGCTCTCCTCCGGGCACAGCAGACCGAGAGCCCTCCCCACGCCTCTCCCAAATAA